In the genome of Achromobacter sp. MFA1 R4, the window GAAATGGGGCAAGAAGGTCTACATCGTGGCGGCCGACTACAACTACGGCCAGATCGTGTCCAACTGGGTGCGCAAGTACGCCGCCGACGTGGGGGGCAAGACCGTGGCGACCGAGTTCTTCCCGCTGGACGTCACCGACTTCGGCGCGGCGATTTCGAAGATCCAGGCGGCTTCGCCGGATTTCATCTGGTCGGCGCTGGTGGGCGGTGCGCACATGTCGTTCTATCGCCAATGGAAGGCCACCGGCATGACGGGCAAGATCCCGCTCGCCTCGACCACCTTCGCCGGCGGCAACGAGCACATCGTGCTGTCGCCCGAGGAATGCAATGGCTTCCTGGTCTGCCAGAACTATCTGCAAGAGCTGCCCGGCGCGGTCAACGCCGACTTCGTCAAACGCTTTCATGCCCGCTACGGCGCCGATTATCCCTACATCACGGAACTGGCCATGGGCGCCTACCAGGGCTTCATGCTCTGGGCCGAAGGCGTGCGCAAGGCCGGCTCGGTGGACCGGATGAAGGTTATCGAAGCGCTGGAATCCGGCATTGCCATCGATGCCCCCAGCGGCCGCGTGACGCTGGATCCGGCAACCCACCACTGCACCCTGGACGTGCACATTGCCGAGGTGCGTGACCGCAAGCTCAATCTGGTGGAGAGCTTTCCCCAGCAGCAGCCCGGCGACACGGCCGCCGTCTGCGACCTGATCAAGAACCCGGCGGACAACCGTCAGTACGCCATCAAGTTCTGAGCGATCCATGGATATCGTTGTCATCTATGCCATCGATATCCTGGGTGCGATCGCCATCCTGGCGCTCTTGAGCGTCGGGTTGGCGGTGGTATTCGGGATGATGAAGATCATCAACCTCGCGCATGGCGAGTTCATGATGCTGGGCGGCTATGTCGCCATCCTGGCCACCAATCAATGGGGCGTGCCGATCTGGATTTCCATGCTGGTGCTGGCGCCGCTGGCCGTCGGCCTGTTTGGGGTGCTGGTTGAACACCTGCTGGTGCGTCACCTCTACGGGCGCATGATAGACACCATGCTCGCCACATGGGGGTTGTCGCTGGCGGTGATCGGCCTGGCCACCATGGTCTTCGGCAACACCACCGTGGGGATCTCTTCGCCCTTGGGCGGCGTTGCCATCGGCACGCGCCAGGCCAGCGGCTACACCCTCTTCCTGATCGCGTTGGCCGCGGGCGTCATGGTGGCGCTGTGGTGCTTGCTGCGCTTTACCGACTTCGGCCTGCGTGCCCGCGCCTGCATGCAGAACGCGGCCATGGCCAACGCCCTGGGCATGAACCCCAATGGCGTCTACAAGCTGACGTTCGGACTGGGCGCAGCCTTGTCCGGCATGGCCGGGGCCGTGCTGGCGCCGCTGACCGGCGTCATTCCGACCATCGGCGCGGCCTATATCGCCAAGGCCTTCATCACGGTGATCAGCGGCGGCAGCGCGGTCATCGCCGGCACGGTAAGTGCCTCGGGCTTCTTCGGCGCCATCAGCCAGGGCGTGACGTTTCTGGCCACGCCCGTCTACGGCCAGGTGGCGCTGCTGCTGGCCGCCATCGTGCTGATCCGTCTGCTGCCGCAAGGCATCACCGGCCGATTCTTCAAGCGAGCAATCTGATGCGTGTACCCGTGATTTCTCTAGGGCTGGGCGCCGTGGCCATCGCGGCCGCGGTGTTCCTGCCCACCGTCGTCGATATGTTCAGCCTGCTGTCCATGACCGTCTACCTGGTCATGGCCCTGCTGGCCCTGAGCCTGGCTTTTGTCTGGGGGCATGGCGGCATCCTGTGCTTTGGACAGGCGGCCTTCTTTGGCCTGGGCGCCTATGCCTGGGCGGTCGGCGCCTTCAACTTCGGGCCGGGCCTGGGGGCCATGGCGCTGGCTGTCGCCGTGCCGGCGGCCTTTGCCGCCCTGCTCGGCTATTTCATGTTCTACGGCAAGATCAGCGACGTGTACCTGGGCGTCATCACGCTGGCCGTGACGCTGATCCTCTTTAACCTGATGAATTCCACGTCGGGCGACAGCTATCGCATCGGCGAGGCCCTGCTGGGCGGCTTCAACGGCATTCCGTCGATCCCGCCGCTGACCTTGCCCGGCGCGGCCGAACCGCTGTCGCCCGAGGGCAGCTTCACCCTGGCTGCCCTGCTCCTGATCGCGGCGTATTTCGGCCTGCGCGCCGTCATGGCGTCGCGCTTTGGACGCGTGGTCGCCGCGGTGCGCGAGAACGAACAGCGCGCCCTGCTGCTGGGCTATGACGCCAGCCTGTACAAGCTGGCCGCCTTTACGCTGGGTGGCGCGCTGGCCGGGCTGGCGGGCATGCTGTACGCCAACTGGGGCGCGTTCGTCAGCCCCGGTGTCTTCGGCTTGTCGCAGTCGGCGCAGATCATCATCTGGGTGATTGTCGGCGGACGCGGCACCCTGATCGGGCCCGTCATCGCGTGCGTGGCGCTGCAAGCCATGGTCACGCAACTGGGCGCACAGCACACCGTGGATACGGGCCTCGTGCTCGGGGTGATCCTCATCTTGTTTGTGCTGTTGATCCCCCGGGGCCTCGCGCCGACGGTGGCCGACGCCGCCCGCCGTCTGGTGCGCTCGCCGAAGGAGCAGGCATGAGTACGCTTTTGTTGGAAACCCAGGGCCTGGGCGTGAGTTTTGGCGGCGTGCACGCGGTGCGTGAAGTCGATTTCCGCCTGGAACGGGGCGAGGTGCGCTGCCTGATCGGTCCCAACGGCGCCGGAAAGAGCACGTTCTTCAAGATGCTGTCGGGACAGTTGCGCCCGACCCGCGGCGAGATCCGCTTCAAGGGCCAGCCTCTGCGCGGCCTGGCCACGCACGAAGTGGCGCGGCTGGGCATCGGCATCAAGACCCAGGTGCCCAGCGTCTTCGAAGGCCTGGACGTGCGCGAGAACCTGCGGCTGGCGGCCGCGCGGCGCGCCGAGGGCGCGCCGGCCGGGATCG includes:
- a CDS encoding ABC transporter substrate-binding protein; protein product: MSMNRRQFLSSTAATAASATLMGLTGTRAFAAGEEKINVAAIYDLSGGLDIYGKPVMDALRFAAEEINAKGGLLGKQLNFIAYDAQSNMQLYAQFAQQAALRDKAAVVHAGITSASREVVRPVLNRYRTLYFYDNQYEGGVCDRNYFAAGVTPAQTVQKLAPHAVKKWGKKVYIVAADYNYGQIVSNWVRKYAADVGGKTVATEFFPLDVTDFGAAISKIQAASPDFIWSALVGGAHMSFYRQWKATGMTGKIPLASTTFAGGNEHIVLSPEECNGFLVCQNYLQELPGAVNADFVKRFHARYGADYPYITELAMGAYQGFMLWAEGVRKAGSVDRMKVIEALESGIAIDAPSGRVTLDPATHHCTLDVHIAEVRDRKLNLVESFPQQQPGDTAAVCDLIKNPADNRQYAIKF
- a CDS encoding branched-chain amino acid ABC transporter permease — translated: MDIVVIYAIDILGAIAILALLSVGLAVVFGMMKIINLAHGEFMMLGGYVAILATNQWGVPIWISMLVLAPLAVGLFGVLVEHLLVRHLYGRMIDTMLATWGLSLAVIGLATMVFGNTTVGISSPLGGVAIGTRQASGYTLFLIALAAGVMVALWCLLRFTDFGLRARACMQNAAMANALGMNPNGVYKLTFGLGAALSGMAGAVLAPLTGVIPTIGAAYIAKAFITVISGGSAVIAGTVSASGFFGAISQGVTFLATPVYGQVALLLAAIVLIRLLPQGITGRFFKRAI
- a CDS encoding branched-chain amino acid ABC transporter permease translates to MRVPVISLGLGAVAIAAAVFLPTVVDMFSLLSMTVYLVMALLALSLAFVWGHGGILCFGQAAFFGLGAYAWAVGAFNFGPGLGAMALAVAVPAAFAALLGYFMFYGKISDVYLGVITLAVTLILFNLMNSTSGDSYRIGEALLGGFNGIPSIPPLTLPGAAEPLSPEGSFTLAALLLIAAYFGLRAVMASRFGRVVAAVRENEQRALLLGYDASLYKLAAFTLGGALAGLAGMLYANWGAFVSPGVFGLSQSAQIIIWVIVGGRGTLIGPVIACVALQAMVTQLGAQHTVDTGLVLGVILILFVLLIPRGLAPTVADAARRLVRSPKEQA